A window of Spiroplasma syrphidicola EA-1 contains these coding sequences:
- a CDS encoding CinA family protein encodes MEEQIVALLLKHNLTLSSYESITGGLFANTITNIPNASKIFPGGLITYSNYVKSKNGKVSKQIIQKYGVVSYEVAAAMADKCQKQFKTDLAVSFTGNAGPTALDNLPIGLVFIGVKYHSTLIVEKLLLDPHLDRITIKKLAVEKALTILLEIIK; translated from the coding sequence ATGGAAGAGCAAATTGTCGCATTATTATTAAAACATAATTTGACATTATCTAGTTATGAATCAATTACGGGAGGATTATTTGCCAATACAATTACAAATATCCCAAATGCTAGTAAAATATTTCCTGGCGGTCTCATAACTTATAGTAATTATGTTAAAAGCAAAAATGGCAAAGTTAGTAAGCAAATAATTCAAAAATATGGCGTTGTATCTTACGAAGTTGCCGCAGCAATGGCTGATAAATGTCAAAAACAATTTAAAACTGATCTTGCTGTCAGTTTTACTGGTAATGCGGGGCCAACAGCGCTTGATAATTTACCAATTGGTCTTGTATTCATTGGGGTTAAATATCATTCAACCTTAATCGTTGAAAAATTATTATTAGACCCTCATCTTGATCGAATTACAATCAAAAAACTTGCTGTTGAAAAAGCTTTGACTATTTTATTAGAAATAATTAAATAA
- the pgsA gene encoding CDP-diacylglycerol--glycerol-3-phosphate 3-phosphatidyltransferase: MNWANRITLIRLFLVPVIIVLMLLYPFSNALYAGWTDAIVIKVNDTVTYTLPYAYLVAGIIFIIASLTDFLDGYIARHYNQVTTFGKFFDSIADKLLTNTVLIVFACANILPVWIVVVLLGRDLIIDVVRQILASKKVVMAANWWGKVKAAVEMLGMSMLFFVGFQMFNGQIHGNGQWDEFGWINQVIMIPMYLATLLSLYSAGNYIYLNRKMLFDFTVINNKPKLPEQKENN, translated from the coding sequence ATGAATTGAGCTAATCGTATCACTTTAATTAGATTATTTTTAGTACCAGTAATAATTGTTTTAATGCTATTATATCCATTTTCAAATGCCTTGTATGCTGGATGGACTGATGCAATTGTTATTAAGGTTAATGATACTGTTACTTATACCCTACCTTATGCCTATTTAGTGGCAGGAATTATTTTTATTATTGCTAGTTTAACTGATTTTTTAGACGGCTATATTGCTCGTCATTATAATCAAGTAACTACTTTTGGAAAGTTTTTTGATTCAATTGCCGATAAATTATTAACCAATACTGTCTTAATTGTTTTTGCTTGTGCCAATATTTTGCCGGTTTGAATTGTTGTCGTTTTATTAGGACGTGATTTAATTATCGATGTTGTCCGTCAAATTTTAGCTAGCAAAAAAGTGGTAATGGCCGCAAATTGATGAGGAAAAGTTAAAGCAGCGGTTGAAATGTTAGGAATGTCAATGCTATTTTTTGTTGGTTTCCAAATGTTTAATGGCCAAATTCATGGTAATGGTCAATGGGATGAATTTGGTTGAATTAATCAAGTAATCATGATTCCAATGTATTTAGCAACGCTATTATCATTGTATTCAGCAGGAAATTATATTTATTTAAATCGTAAAATGTTATTTGATTTTACAGTTATTAACAATAAACCAAAATTACCTGAACAAAAGGAAAATAATTAA
- a CDS encoding SDR family NAD(P)-dependent oxidoreductase: MAKQKIANQWAIVTGASKGLGYAYCQELFEKGYHVIAVARNCESVEELAKKYPNQKVKLLNLDLSKIANVYQLAQETKNENVTCLINNAGYGVWGYFKDSDLEQELNMIDLDIKALHILTKLFVQRFSENGVGRVINVGSLAAFTPGPVFASYYAAKAYVWSLGVAVNTELKKTKSPVRVITVCPGPLKTDFWNRSSNQSDANYHSTVKVMSTQKYAHKSLNKALKVKKKNYLITGTTNKFVKKLTKYVPQSWVLTSVYNYQRKRKEK; the protein is encoded by the coding sequence ATGGCAAAGCAAAAAATTGCTAATCAATGAGCAATTGTAACAGGCGCAAGTAAAGGCTTAGGATATGCCTATTGCCAAGAATTATTTGAAAAAGGCTATCATGTTATAGCTGTTGCTCGTAATTGTGAATCAGTAGAAGAGTTAGCTAAAAAGTACCCTAATCAAAAAGTCAAACTATTAAACTTAGATTTAAGTAAAATAGCTAATGTTTATCAATTAGCCCAGGAAACAAAAAACGAAAATGTGACATGTTTAATAAATAATGCCGGATATGGTGTTTGGGGTTACTTTAAAGATTCTGATCTAGAACAAGAATTAAATATGATTGATTTAGATATTAAAGCTTTACATATTTTAACAAAGTTATTTGTCCAACGTTTTTCTGAAAATGGTGTTGGTCGAGTGATTAATGTTGGTAGTTTAGCAGCCTTTACCCCTGGGCCAGTTTTTGCTAGTTATTATGCGGCGAAAGCTTATGTGTGAAGTCTAGGTGTTGCTGTTAATACAGAACTGAAAAAAACAAAATCACCAGTTCGTGTTATTACAGTTTGTCCAGGGCCATTAAAAACCGATTTTTGAAATCGCAGTAGTAATCAAAGCGATGCTAATTATCATTCAACAGTAAAAGTAATGTCAACGCAAAAATATGCGCATAAAAGTTTAAACAAAGCTTTAAAAGTTAAGAAAAAAAATTATCTTATCACAGGAACAACAAATAAATTTGTTAAAAAATTAACAAAATATGTTCCCCAGAGTTGAGTTTTAACATCAGTTTATAATTATCAAAGAAAACGAAAAGAAAAGTAA